In the Gemmatimonadota bacterium genome, one interval contains:
- a CDS encoding DUF721 domain-containing protein, which produces MAGRPVRIDSVLAAVLEKHGVKEQVERMRVLDLWPELVGEHVAHVTRAKGVSEATLFVEVRTSAWLMELNIMKGEFLAKVNERLGDVPLERIVFVLAETI; this is translated from the coding sequence ATGGCCGGCAGACCGGTTCGCATCGACTCGGTGCTTGCTGCCGTTCTCGAGAAGCACGGGGTGAAGGAACAGGTCGAGCGCATGAGGGTGCTCGACCTCTGGCCCGAGCTCGTTGGCGAGCACGTCGCACACGTGACCAGGGCGAAGGGTGTGTCCGAGGCGACGCTGTTCGTCGAGGTACGCACCAGTGCGTGGCTGATGGAGCTGAACATCATGAAGGGGGAGTTCCTTGCGAAGGTGAACGAGCGCCTCGGGGATGTCCCATTGGAACGTATAGTTTTCGTGCTGGCGGAGACGATCTAG
- a CDS encoding DNA replication/repair protein RecF yields MSYALRDSPNRWSVRLSGLAIRHFRNLGSQDLELPSEGVALIGDNAQGKSNFLEAIYYLETFRSFRGARDEQLVAFHQGVFRVAGTLEETDAGGSSEVAAAFEKKGKRKKVSVDGAEPERMGDALGRLAAVIFSPADVELVSGGPSERRRFLDIVLSLSEPGYLTALQDYRKILVRRNASLKDGQPASVVVAWDRGLVRSGAGVMRARRDWIEQRCGAFGDYYREVSDGVVAQMTYRPSVTLDAAVSEEEIAAAFRDALAEASERERRMGTTVVGPHRDDLLLRLEDHANGLDLRTYGSGGQRRTAALALRLVEARTIRETRQRRPLILLDDVFAELDSGRGERVLALMEKEEMGQVVLTSPKEADVKIRKDSLARWHIEAGRITA; encoded by the coding sequence TTGTCCTATGCGCTCCGGGACTCTCCCAACCGCTGGTCCGTGCGTCTGAGCGGGCTCGCGATTCGCCACTTCCGAAACCTCGGAAGTCAGGATCTGGAACTCCCGTCCGAGGGTGTCGCGTTGATCGGTGACAACGCGCAGGGCAAGTCCAATTTCCTCGAGGCGATCTACTACCTCGAGACGTTCCGGTCCTTCCGAGGTGCTCGCGACGAACAACTCGTAGCGTTCCACCAGGGGGTCTTTAGGGTCGCCGGCACCTTGGAGGAGACAGACGCGGGCGGGTCATCGGAGGTCGCGGCGGCCTTCGAGAAGAAAGGAAAGCGGAAGAAGGTCTCGGTCGACGGCGCGGAGCCCGAGCGCATGGGCGACGCGCTGGGGCGCCTCGCAGCAGTGATCTTTTCCCCTGCCGACGTGGAGCTCGTGAGCGGAGGCCCCTCGGAGCGCCGGCGCTTTCTCGACATCGTGCTGTCCCTCAGCGAGCCCGGGTACCTCACGGCGCTCCAGGACTACCGAAAGATCCTGGTGCGCCGCAACGCTTCGCTCAAGGACGGGCAGCCCGCTTCGGTCGTCGTGGCGTGGGACAGGGGGCTCGTCAGGAGCGGCGCGGGGGTGATGCGAGCCAGGCGGGACTGGATCGAACAGCGGTGCGGGGCGTTCGGGGACTATTACCGGGAGGTCTCGGACGGTGTCGTTGCGCAAATGACGTACCGGCCGAGCGTGACGCTTGATGCCGCCGTGTCCGAAGAAGAGATCGCGGCTGCCTTCCGCGACGCCCTCGCCGAGGCGAGCGAGCGCGAGCGGAGAATGGGAACAACGGTCGTCGGCCCGCACCGGGACGATCTCCTCCTGCGGCTGGAAGACCATGCGAACGGCCTCGACCTGCGCACGTACGGCTCGGGCGGGCAGCGCCGCACGGCTGCGCTCGCGCTCCGGCTCGTCGAGGCTAGGACGATCCGGGAGACTCGCCAGCGAAGGCCTTTGATCCTCCTGGACGACGTCTTCGCGGAGTTGGACAGCGGGCGGGGCGAACGGGTGCTTGCGCTGATGGAGAAGGAAGAGATGGGGCAGGTCGTGCTGACGTCGCCGAAGGAGGCCGACGTGAAGATCCGGAAGGATTCGCTCGCCCGTTGGCACATCGAAGCAGGCAGGATCACCGCGTGA
- a CDS encoding enoyl-CoA hydratase/isomerase family protein: MADLTYIRVEQDAEIAVIFIDRQDKLNALNAEVVAELGQVFESLREDDSVRGVIVTGAGEKAFVAGADIGELAKMDSISGVRVSRDGQDVFMAIERFPKPVLAAVGGFALGGGCELALACHLRIASENARFGQPEVGLGIIPGYGGTIRLSRLVGLGRAIELTLTGEMVGAERAEQIGLVSAVVPRESLLSDAKKFMRRITKNGPIAVRMALESIYRALDTATPDALAFESSLFGLLASTEDMKEGMAAFMEKRKADFKGR, encoded by the coding sequence ATGGCCGATCTGACGTACATCCGAGTCGAACAAGACGCCGAGATCGCAGTTATTTTCATCGATCGGCAGGACAAACTCAACGCGCTCAACGCCGAGGTGGTCGCCGAGTTAGGGCAGGTTTTCGAGAGCCTGAGGGAGGACGACAGCGTACGGGGTGTGATCGTGACGGGGGCGGGTGAGAAGGCGTTCGTCGCAGGAGCGGATATCGGTGAACTCGCGAAGATGGACTCGATCTCGGGGGTTCGAGTGAGCCGGGACGGCCAGGATGTCTTCATGGCGATTGAGCGTTTCCCGAAGCCCGTGCTCGCAGCGGTCGGGGGATTTGCGCTGGGGGGAGGCTGCGAGCTCGCCCTGGCATGCCACCTCCGCATCGCGAGCGAGAACGCCCGCTTCGGTCAACCCGAAGTTGGTCTCGGCATCATCCCCGGCTACGGAGGAACGATCCGACTCTCCCGCCTCGTGGGTCTCGGTAGGGCGATTGAACTCACGCTCACCGGGGAGATGGTTGGCGCGGAACGCGCCGAGCAGATTGGGCTCGTGTCTGCCGTCGTGCCCCGCGAGTCGTTGCTCAGCGACGCCAAGAAGTTCATGCGTAGGATCACCAAGAACGGACCCATCGCGGTGCGCATGGCGCTGGAGTCGATCTACAGAGCGCTCGACACCGCGACGCCGGATGCTCTCGCCTTCGAGTCCTCCCTCTTCGGTCTTCTCGCCTCGACGGAGGACATGAAGGAGGGCATGGCGGCGTTCATGGAGAAGCGGAAAGCGGACTTCAAAGGACGCTGA
- a CDS encoding single-stranded DNA-binding protein, with protein sequence MSRSLNKVMLIGNVGNDPEIRATSSGARVAKLSVATNRSWSDRSGQQQEKTEWHRLTFFGRLVDIVEQWVKKGDRLYVEGRIEYSQTEGEGGTKYWTDIVVNEMVMLGSTTGGGGASFDRGSGAGGEFSGGGSERGGGGGEGSQASATEPDDDLPF encoded by the coding sequence ATGAGCCGGTCCCTGAACAAGGTGATGCTGATCGGAAACGTCGGTAACGACCCGGAGATCCGGGCGACTTCATCAGGCGCGCGCGTGGCCAAGCTTTCCGTGGCGACGAACCGGTCCTGGTCCGACCGCTCCGGCCAGCAGCAGGAGAAGACCGAGTGGCACCGGCTGACTTTCTTCGGGCGCCTGGTCGACATCGTCGAGCAATGGGTGAAGAAGGGTGACCGGCTCTACGTGGAAGGCCGCATCGAGTACTCCCAGACCGAGGGCGAGGGCGGGACCAAGTACTGGACCGACATCGTTGTCAACGAGATGGTGATGCTCGGCTCGACGACCGGCGGCGGCGGCGCAAGCTTCGATCGCGGGAGCGGGGCCGGCGGCGAGTTCAGTGGCGGCGGTAGTGAACGTGGGGGTGGAGGTGGCGAAGGCAGTCAGGCCAGTGCCACCGAGCCGGACGACGACCTGCCCTTCTAG